The genomic stretch AGGGCAGAGCTCCTAACTGGCAAGCTCCCAAATCTATAACATCTGACTGAATGGAGTAACTGGTTAGAACCGTGTGACTTAACATGTCTCCAAAATAACTCAAGATGAGGTGGTTTACATCTTTTTCGATTTGCTAAGAGTTTCCCAGGGTAGGTGGCTAACTCCTATAGAACAGATGAAAGCCCACTGGCAAGAGCATGCAGGGTGCTCTCTTGCGGGTGCCTCCGAAGCAGCACACATGGCACCAGGCATCTGCAGGCAACAGACCAAATGTCTGTTCCACAGACAGTCACACATTTTTGCTGTTAGAAGCTCCTGGACTAGCTTTGAGAAACTCCAGGTTTAATCAGGGCTGATCACTCAAAATCATTGGCCCTGTGGGAACAGCTGCCAGTCAGGGCAAGAGAGCAGGTGATGgcttctgaattattttgttgcAAGTAAACTACTATGGTTTTGGTATTGGACAGACAAGAGGCTCTTAAGTCTACCAACATGAGAAACATCGCTCTTTagcaagagcaggaaaagagaTCAGTGACATGTATGTGCTGAAACAGACTGCTGTGCAGCAGACACCAATGCATTATTTAAGGCAAAATAATCTCTAGTGATCAATACTCAAGAGTATTATATACAGGAGTAAATATTGTGGGCTTATCTGAGGGGCTCAGTCAGCATCACAAAACgagaaagcacagctgaagaacTGGAAAGTGTCAGCAAAGGGATAGAGAGCATTCCTTATTTGTAATTTATGTACGTTATTTATCAGTTTTTGCAATAATACTTAGTTTACAAAACACTACAAAAAGTTGGTTTTGTAGCCTCTTCCTTGGGCTACGCCTGCAGAAACAATACCAGAAGGTCTAGATGTCTGTAATCCAAAGTGCAGCTTTCCAAAGGACACTTCACTCCTTAGGAGCTTTCTGGATTGCAGGAACCAACACTGCTCATGTCAAgctaaaaagacaaaagagaaaggagatttAGCAGACAAGTGCCAGAGAAGGCATTTCAAAACACCAGCAGTCAGTTCTCAACCTCCAATTACAAAGGCCCAGTAGTAATTTCCCTTCCTAGAACACAAGACTGAAAAGAGGGAAGCAGACCGGCCAGCAGCCAGCCATGAGAACAGACTTGTCAAGCTGGCAAAGGCAAAATGTACACTCAGCCTGGCCTAGGTAGTTATCAAAAGCTCAGAGCAAGATTAATTATGGCTCTGTTATGTTCACAGACATCCAGCCTTTATACAAGGACTGTAAAGGGGCAACAGAGAACTCTTTCAAAGGGTTCTTCATTCAAGGAATTCCTTAGTCTTTTCTTATGCCATAAACCATTCCCATACATTCTCACAATAACTGAGAACACAGCCACTAAGCTACAATGGCCTAAGTAGCTCAAGAACACACCTCTAGCACCACAGCAATGATTTAAGAGTTGTAATCAGATGAAAACCCAAATGTTTGCATTTGACATTCATCTGTATGTATGCCTAAACCTTGTTTGTATACATTAATGAATGGGGAAGGTCCTATATCACTACCACTCTCCAGGCACGACACAAGAAAAACCACCTCCCATTAAAAGGCAACTTGGACAAAGCCTTGACaacaaagtttgaaaaaaagatttaaagcagcagcagacaagCTCCTAAGTCTTCGTGGCTCCAGAAATGGTTGCAGCAggcatctgaaataattttatgggTTAAAACAATCATAGGCCACAAGGCCAAGCAAAGCCACTGGCAtcttaacttttaaaacaaaatttgtttATAAAAGCTCCATTCATGTCATAGCTAAGCACTGAACagttagattaaaaaaaatgtatctgaaagTTGAAATGGATACTATTTCTTACAAAAGGTGTAACAGGTCTAAGAAGGCTCATTAGTTACAAGGAAACAAACTCTTCTGCAACAAGGCAATTGTCAGTTACCCAAAgaggaagtaaaaaaatcaaatactagaaaaaaaaacaataaaaaaaaaatcagatgtgaGAATAGCTAGCTTTATAGTAAAATCTTGCCTGCTTTGATCATGATCACACACAGACCTGGGTCCTCCTTACCTGTCAATCAAGGAATCTCTCATGTTGGTAGCAATGGTACTTGGCTGAGCTTCATTCAACCTGAAGATACTCTCGATGACAGAGAGCTCAGTGCTGGTTGTGTCCAGCCCGCAGAAGGCACACCAGTCATTTACAACCATTCCTGCTGCAATGACCTCGCTGCCACGGTTCACTGTTCCAGCCtagccaaaaaaataaagcaggcaGAGTTAACAGGGTATGCTGACAGCAGCACGTTTCATTACGTCTCCTTATTACAAGTCTTCAGTGGAGTGCCTAAACTCACGCTCCTGAAAAGATTAAGGCTTTGGCCATCAACAAAGTTATAAAGATTTCAGATAAAAAGATTAATGGACAGCACTTAATCTCTTGAGAGAAAATTGCATGacattcagtgaaataaaatctaACAAATAGCAAGCATAAAGGCACAGCAATTGTGAAACTCACAAATCCAACTGAGCAGGCACAGGATTTTatggcttaatttttttaaacactgcctTTGGCCAAACCACAGACAACACACATTCTGTATGAAGCAATGGGCGCAATTTGCATAATCCCAGCAGAGCAACGTTTCAGAAGCAAACTAAAGGCACTAAGCAACttgttttccctgtcttttctcAGTCTGAATGTCTCAGAAGACTTGCCCTGTTCAAGTCTTCTCTTCACCTCCCACTTGGAATAGCTCCGCATAGGGAACAGTATCCAGGAGCCCCCAAGATacagaaacattaaaactgAACTGGGTTAGGAGGGAGTggcaagagaaaacacaaacGCCTTACCACAAGTGGGACCTGGAGCAATGAAGACAGTTCATCCTGATCGTCAATTGAGGTTTTAGGGTGCACAATTCCTCCTTGGTTACTAAAAACACAGTAACTTCCTACTAGCACCTGATCTGCCACTGTTTGTCTGAAAACTTCAACCTTCAGTACGTCTGCCAAAATCTCTTCTGTCTCCTGCAAGGAGAGAATAAAATCCTCAGCAAAACAGTATCACAGAATCCAAAGTCAAGCTATTGCTGCATGCAACCTTCAGCTGGGATCCTCCCCTTTGAAAGCCTGCCCACACTCTCACAATCCATTGCAATCCAATCACTTACTCAGCATCTATACTCCAGATGTTTCCAGTTACCTGTGTGTACTGAGCTGGGCCACTATAACTAACCACAACACCACGCCTTTACTGAGAAATGCTCTTGTCCCCTCTTTCTGGAGGATGCTGGCAGCACATCAGTTGTGTCAACGCCTGTTCTCTGGGCATTCCCTGTGAACCAGTCCTCTCTTGTCCCAGGCCACTGGGACAAAACTGTCTTATCCTTCTGCATAACTCTCAAAAAATCCTTCCCCTCCAGGTTCGCACTGTGAATTCTTTTGTTTCCTCCCTCTTTGGCCATCTTGCCTTACCTTTTATACTTATTTAAAACCTAATATGCTGCAGAGATCcacaccccctttttttttttaacctttgtaCTCCTAACACAAAGTCCCACTTCTTCATCACCTTTAGCACAAACCGAAAGCAAGCACTGTAAGGACCTTCACCACCTGCAGCCACACCACACCCCTCTCCCTAGTGCTATTAAGATATCAGTTCTCAAacataaagcagcagcagctttgtctCCTCTGGCCTTATTATAAACTTCCATACAAGAACCTTCTAGTTTTCTATCACCCCTCTGTAAGCACGCACCACCATCGCATCCATGGCCTCTTTCAACTATTACAAATTTCAGCAAGCTCAGCAGTAGCTTATAATTACTGCTGTAGTCCTGACTAAACTCTTCTTTATGGTCTCCTTACTACACACATGCATACTCACTTTCATTCATTCAATTTTACATACACAAAGCAAATGGCACCTGACAATATACTTCCACAACCCACTCCTCCTCTTCTACAAAAGGGCATTCACTACAGCACGCTGAACAAGAGGGCACACGCTCTACTTAGGGCAGGATCCATATCCACCAATACAGAAAAAGAGGCAGATGAAGTGAAACCAAGTCAGAAGTCCAAAATCCCATTTTGAGACTTCTGtcttgaaaagaaaggaaacacaaggcagcacagcctcctAAGTGACATTAGCTCAGCTGTTAATACAGCTCTTCTGATTCCTGTGCTACATACAGAAATCCTCAACAACCATAAACCCAAACTGCAGCTTGGCAATCATTTCCCATGCATCCAGCAtgaatttaaaagctttatacAGCCATATACCCTGTCAAGATCTGGATGTACAAGAGCTACATAATCATTGCAGGTAGTGACATTGCCCAGCGCTGAGAGCCGCTCTTCTACTCGCTGAATTCGCACAGAATCTGGAAGACTATTGCGGATATGTTGAAGCTCTTGGTCTGTCGTACTGCTTGGCACCAACAGTCCGTGCCTGTTTCCTATAAtgacaaagacagaaaagaaaaaaataatatttccacGAGGCTTCCCACTTTCCTGATGTTTATAAAACAAAGGCTTGAATTGTCCTTGCCCTATCCGCTCCTCCCAAGCCCCAAGCTCAGCCCAAGAGAAATAACGTTACCATTTAAAACCCTGCGCCACAGGTAAGGAACACCAGGACGAAGCATACTTATCTCACAGTAGAAACGGGTGAATGGCACTAACTTTAACCACTTCCCTTTTCCAACAGAACTAAAGGTTGGTTCTCAATGAAACACTCTGACTAGAAATTTCCCTGCAGATGCCGATTACCCTACAGCACCCCCCGATGCTGCCCGTTTGTACTACTTTACTGCGGCAAAGCAGGAAGATGGCACGGACAAAGATTTTGACAAGAACAAAGCTCAGGCAAGAGGTTTGTCTGCCAGAACAGGGTCGCACTGGCCAGAGACCGACTAAAgacttttctctgcctttcacaTTTGCTAACGCCTGGCCCCTCTCGGGCCCTGCCCCGCCAGCGCTGGCACTGAGCCGCCAACCCCAACGGCTCCGGCCCCTCGCCCCGCTCCCCAGAGCGACTTACAGGTGTCCTCGGGCCCCGAGTGGCACACATGTCCACTACCCCAGCGCCGTCACCGGGCACGTTTGGGCTTTTCCCTTCTCAGCTCGCCCTCCCCCCACGCCTGACCCCAAGGCCTCCGCGGCCGAGGGGCGCCGCCCCCGCCAGGCGGCGATCCGCTGTCCGCACAGCAGCGCCGgggccccagcccctgccccggggcccggccggcCGGCACCTACCCACACACATCCTGCCGATGATGCGGCAGCCGGCGATGGAGGCGTGCACCACCGGGATGGTCCCGAAGAGCTCCCCCTCGAAGACGCTGCAAAGAGAGGGCGCGGTCagggcgcggcggcggggcggcggggccggccgggcccgcgGGGCCTCCTCACCTGTAGAAGTTCTCGGAGCCGCCGATGGCCACCAAGCAGTAGGCGTTGGTGAGCTTGGCGAAGCAGCCCAGCTCGTTGTTGTTCTCGAAGCTGGCGCGGACAGCCATAGCCGGGCAGCACAGCGGGGACGGGCCGCGCTGCAATGGGCGCCGCAGCCTCGGCCGGACGCACGCGGCACGTCCGCTTCCGGCGGCGGGCAGGCGGAAGTGCGCGGGTAGAGCGGCCCCGGCCGCGCCGGGCGGGCAcagcgccgccgccggccgggagGGGCCGCCGCAGTGAGGGGGAACGCGGGAGGGAGCAGCCGCACGGGAGGCCCGGGCGCTGCGGCACAGCACGTGCCGGGGCACCGCCCGCCGCCACGTGCCTGCGGGTACCGGTACGGGCCGCCGCCACCGCTGCGCCCCCGCAGGCCACCCGCACCCGCTGCGCGGCGAGGGTCGCTGCCAACCGCGTGCCCACACCCGTCCCGTTGCGGCAGGGCCGTGCCCAGGCGCCGCCTTCTCACTGACACTGGCCGCCCGCAGCGTCACTGGCCGCAGACGTGTCACCCCACCATCCGGGTGCCGCCCCAGCACACCGCTCGCCTGGGGGCCACCCGTGGCCAGGTGTGACCCGTGTCAGTGCCGGCGGGTGCCCCGCAGGAGCGTTGTGCAGGTGCCATCCACGTGGTGACCCCCATCGTGCAGGCAGCACTCACACAGTGACCCCCCTGCTGTGCAGGCACCACCCGTGCAGTGACCCCCACTTTGTGCAGGTGCCACCCGCACAGTGACCCCCCCATGGTGCCGCccacctgctgccagcctggtgcAGAGGGGCCCTGGCCCAGCCCACTTCCCCAGCAGGGACTCAGCGCAGCTCCTTCCGGCAGAACAGCACCTTTATTTCTCCCCGTGTCACCTCTGGTCACCTCACCTGCAGCATGTGGCTACAGGGGGGCGAGTGCTCGGTATGCCCCAGGGGCACCCTGAAGCCCCGGTGGCCGGTCTCCAAGCTGTAGCAAGTTCTGCTGTGAGCCTGGGCAAAATGGTTCTTCCCCACACGGGTACAGGTGTGGATTATGTTTCTGTCATCTCCCGCCTCCCACCACACTCTTGTAACTGAAAATTTGAGCTGTGCTTGCTAATCTCACCTGAACCAGTCATCTGCATATATTAGAAACAGCACGGACAGCTTTTAATAGGAACAAGACTAATTGCCACCCATATTGTGATTTCGAGCCCCGGGTACGATGATTAGGGGGGAAAACCAACGGCTTGAAAATAAGACCGAAGGACACCTCGAGGCCCAGGTCAGAGTTCGAACCGACTGTGTACGTGTTTAGATTTTAACTTGTTGTACTTGGTGATCAGATCCAGCTTACTGTGCCCGAGGGTCATTCTCTTCTCAGCCCCATACACGCTGTTCTTTTCCATCAGCATGTCCTCAGGGAGCTTGTCATAGCAAGGGACGACAGGCTTTTTCTCTCGTTTTAGCTGGCTGTATGGGGACAGCAGGTCCAATTTTCCTTGTCCAGGACTCTGTCGTTTTTCCATCCCATAACAAGGGGTGTCGTTCTCTGCTGTCGGTtccctggaggcagcagcagaccCTTTCTGCTTCGTGCTTGTCCCGTTGCTGCTGGCACCCTCTGACAGGGACTGCAACATCTGCTCCTGTCTTAGCGGGGAGCAGTGGCCGCTGTTGTCCCCTTGATAACTGGGTTTATTGGAGCTCAAGGCAGGGGAAGGCTCTGGCTGCAAGAATGTCCTTGCTGTCACGAGATTTGATTTGTGATACAAGGCTGGGGTGGGTTTATTTGGAGGATTGTTTGGTGCGTCTGGCGGTTCTCCTTGCTGCTTCTGGCAGGTGGGCTTCAGAGCTGtgtcttccttccccttcttaTTACCAGAATCAGAGTTTGCATCTTGATTTTCCTGGTGTACATTGCAGCTGGAGTTTTTCAGAAAGGGAGACACTTTTATGCTTCTGATGCTTACATTGGAaaggctgctggaggggctCAAGGTTTCAGCATCATTCACCTGTGGGGGTTTTAAAAGGAAGCTGGCAATGTTTGAGGTATTCTGAGAAGAGGGGCATGTTCCAGGATCTGGTACACAGAAACTAGTCACTGCTCTGGACTCTGCGTACAAGTACCGGAATTCCTTGTCAAATTCTGCAACAATTTGACCACGGAAGTGGGTCACCAGGCTGGTGTGGACTTGGCTGCAAAGCCaggtgaaactgaaaaaaaagaacaaaagaaaaaaacccacatgtaACTTCAGCTCACAGAGTGCCAAGATACCTAGCACTGATTTTAACATCTGAGTGGTGTATTGCTACTCAATTTATGTCATTAAAAACTTTCTCTGAAGTATGCAAGTCTGAGATTACTTGTAGAGATGAATATGCTCATTAGATAATTACAGAAGAGCAACCCTAAAATGGTCATACTTTGACCATCTTCCATTCTGAGctgcaaaatttaatttcctctaAGGCAACCAGAACAGCCACATAACTCCCTTCCAGGCTGACAATGCTGCCTCTTTTCTCTAGTGCATTTAGAAATGCACTCTTTTCTCTAACCTGGCAAAAGTTTACTCGAGGCTTCCTATTCGAGATCCTGTTTAGCTCTAGCCCCACCTGCCCTTAGGCTCCTCTCACCTGCTGCACTGGTAAATGTCTTCAAATCCGTCACTCTGTTACATTAAATAAGTGCCCAAAGAAACATACTATTTATTCTGGTGCCTagaataatattaaataactatatattattataattagGATTTCAGATTATTGCTTTTTCTAGATATCTCAATGAATCCTGTTTTCTCCTAGTCTTCATTTAGAGGAAATTTACTGTTAAAGATGGAAGCTACAGGGAAATAGTTAAATCAATAAACACATACGAGTTGAGGGGTCTAAACCAATTTGCTACAGTTGTTTCAGGTGAGAGCAGTG from Falco rusticolus isolate bFalRus1 chromosome 10, bFalRus1.pri, whole genome shotgun sequence encodes the following:
- the EIF6 gene encoding eukaryotic translation initiation factor 6, with product MAVRASFENNNELGCFAKLTNAYCLVAIGGSENFYSVFEGELFGTIPVVHASIAGCRIIGRMCVGNRHGLLVPSSTTDQELQHIRNSLPDSVRIQRVEERLSALGNVTTCNDYVALVHPDLDRETEEILADVLKVEVFRQTVADQVLVGSYCVFSNQGGIVHPKTSIDDQDELSSLLQVPLVAGTVNRGSEVIAAGMVVNDWCAFCGLDTTSTELSVIESIFRLNEAQPSTIATNMRDSLIDSLT